In the genome of Monodelphis domestica isolate mMonDom1 chromosome 2, mMonDom1.pri, whole genome shotgun sequence, one region contains:
- the LOC103100314 gene encoding zinc finger protein 260-like isoform X2 yields the protein MGVCCLFLSEGKIRLEMKEMTAELSLSGEETQKQRCIGDGACDSTWRENLDVHQKIHTGGKPYECNLCGKAFILRARLTVHQRIHTGEKPFECNQCGKTFSQKSHLTVHQRIHTGEKPFECNQCGKAFRGRNGLILHQRIHTGQKPFDCNQCGKAFSQKSSLTVHQRIHTGEKPYECNQCGKAFTQKSTLTVHQRIHTGEKSYECNQCGKAFRFRNNMVKHQRFCNVEKPFKCNQCGKAFSQKSHLTVHQRIHTGEKPHECNQCRKAFRCRKRLVAHQRIHTGEKAYECNQCGKAFIWRNRLIVHQRMHTGEKPFECNQCGKAFTHKSGLTVHQRIHTGEKAFECNQCGKAFSQKSRLTVHQSIHTGEKPYECNHCGKAFTERSMLTAHQRIHTGEKAYECNQCGKAFIWRNRLIVHQRMHTGEKPFECNHCGKAFTHKSGLTVHQRIHTGEKAFECNQCGKAFSQKSRLTVHQSIHTGEKPYECNQCGKAFTERSMLTAHQRIHTGEKAYECNQCGKAFIWRNRLIVHQRMHTGEKPFECNQCGKAFTHKSGLTVHQRIHTGEKPFECNQCGKAFSQKSRLTVHQSIHTGEKPFECNQCGMAFSQKSRLTVHQSIHTGEKPYECNQCGKAFTERSMLTAHQRIHTGEKAYECNQCGKAFIWRNKLTIHQRIHTGEKPFECNQCGKAFTHKSGLTVHQRIHTGEKPYECNQCGKAFSQKSSLTVHQSIHTGEKPFECNQCGKAFIQKAHLTVHQKIHTREKSYTGLVKSSVKSQHVFSLNHCQVSKQ from the coding sequence ATGGGTGTgtgttgtttgtttctttcagaAGGAAAGATCAGACTTGAAATGAAAGAGATGACTGCAGAGTTAAGCCTTTCTGGGGAAGAAACTCAGAAGCAAAGATGCATTGGTGATGGTGCCTGTGATTCCACTTGGAGAGAAAACTTGGAtgtacatcagaaaatccacactggaggGAAACCTTACGAATGTAATctgtgtggaaaggcttttatactgagagccaggcttactgtacatcagagaatccacactggagagaaaccttttgaatgtaatcaatgtggaaagactttttcACAGAAGTCTcatcttactgtacatcagagaatccacactggagagaaaccttttgaatgtaatcaatgtggaaaggctttcagaggtAGGAATGGTCTCATactacatcagagaatccatactggacagaaaccttttgattgtaatcaatgtggaaaggctttttcacagaagtcttctcttactgtacatcagagaatccacactggagagaaaccttatgaatgtaatcagtgtggaaaggcttttacacagAAGTCTactcttactgtacatcagagaatccatactggagagaaatcttatgaatgtaatcagtgtggaaaggcattcagatTTAGAAATAATATGGTTAAACATCAGAGATTCTGCAATgtagagaaaccttttaaatgtaatcagtgtggaaaggctttttcaCAGAAGTCTcatcttactgtacatcagagaatccacactggagagaaacctcatgaatgtaatcagtgtagAAAAGCATTCAGATGTAGAAAGAGGCTggttgcacatcagagaatccacactggagagaaagcTTATGagtgtaatcagtgtggaaaagcttttatATGGAGGAACAGGCTTattgtacatcagagaatgcacactggagagaaaccttttgaatgtaatcagtgtggaaaggcttttacacacAAATCTggtcttactgtacatcagagaatccacactggagagaaagcttttgaatgtaatcagtgtggaaaggctttttcaCAGAAGTCTcgtcttactgtacatcagagcatccacactggagagaaaccttatgaatgtaatcattgtggaaaggcttttacagaaAGGTCCATGCTTACTgcacatcaaagaatccacactggagagaaagcTTATGagtgtaatcagtgtggaaaagcttttatATGGAGGAACAGGCTTattgtacatcagagaatgcacactggagagaaaccttttgaatgtaatcactgtggaaaggcttttacacacAAATCTggtcttactgtacatcagagaatccacactggagagaaagcttttgaatgtaatcagtgtggaaaggctttttcaCAGAAGTCTcgtcttactgtacatcagagcatccacactggagagaaaccttatgaatgtaatcagtgtggaaaggcttttacagaaAGGTCCATGCttactgcacatcagagaatccacactggagagaaagcTTATGagtgtaatcagtgtggaaaagcttttatATGGAGGAACAGGCTTattgtacatcagagaatgcacactggagagaaaccttttgaatgtaatcagtgtggaaaggcttttacacacAAATCTggtcttactgtacatcagagaatccacactggagagaaaccttttgaatgtaatcagtgtggaaaggctttttcaCAGAAGTCTcgtcttactgtacatcagagcatccacactggagagaaaccttttgaatgtaatcagtgtggaatgGCTTTTTCACAGAAGTCTcgtcttactgtacatcagagtatccacacaggagagaaaccttatgaatgtaatcagtgtggaaaggcttttacagaaAGGTCCATGCttactgcacatcagagaatccacactggagagaaagcTTATGagtgtaatcagtgtggaaaagcttttatATGGAGGAACAAGCTtactatacatcagagaatccacactggagagaaaccttttgaatgtaatcagtgtggaaaggcttttacacacAAATCTggtcttactgtacatcagagaatccacactggagagaaaccttatgaatgtaatcaatgtggaaaggctttttcaCAGAAGTCTagtcttactgtacatcagagcattcacactggagagaagccttttgaatgtaatcagtgtggaaaagcttttatCCAGAAGGCTcatcttactgtacatcagaaaatccacactagAGAGAAATCTTATACTGGCTTAGTAAAGTCCTCAGTCAAAAGTCAACACGTATTTTCTCTCAACCACTGCCAAGTCAGTAAACAATAG
- the LOC103100314 gene encoding zinc finger protein 585A-like isoform X1 produces MNEVRVMRKQKGWASMGDVVLTRQEKDIALPQVSNIEEKEGGTSGVLDARFQESLTFKDVAVEFTWEEWRHLDPAQRALHTNVMLENYENLVSIGIPVSKLDLFFLLKREDVQNEEGEAGTGACIEGKIRLEMKEMTAELSLSGEETQKQRCIGDGACDSTWRENLDVHQKIHTGGKPYECNLCGKAFILRARLTVHQRIHTGEKPFECNQCGKTFSQKSHLTVHQRIHTGEKPFECNQCGKAFRGRNGLILHQRIHTGQKPFDCNQCGKAFSQKSSLTVHQRIHTGEKPYECNQCGKAFTQKSTLTVHQRIHTGEKSYECNQCGKAFRFRNNMVKHQRFCNVEKPFKCNQCGKAFSQKSHLTVHQRIHTGEKPHECNQCRKAFRCRKRLVAHQRIHTGEKAYECNQCGKAFIWRNRLIVHQRMHTGEKPFECNQCGKAFTHKSGLTVHQRIHTGEKAFECNQCGKAFSQKSRLTVHQSIHTGEKPYECNHCGKAFTERSMLTAHQRIHTGEKAYECNQCGKAFIWRNRLIVHQRMHTGEKPFECNHCGKAFTHKSGLTVHQRIHTGEKAFECNQCGKAFSQKSRLTVHQSIHTGEKPYECNQCGKAFTERSMLTAHQRIHTGEKAYECNQCGKAFIWRNRLIVHQRMHTGEKPFECNQCGKAFTHKSGLTVHQRIHTGEKPFECNQCGKAFSQKSRLTVHQSIHTGEKPFECNQCGMAFSQKSRLTVHQSIHTGEKPYECNQCGKAFTERSMLTAHQRIHTGEKAYECNQCGKAFIWRNKLTIHQRIHTGEKPFECNQCGKAFTHKSGLTVHQRIHTGEKPYECNQCGKAFSQKSSLTVHQSIHTGEKPFECNQCGKAFIQKAHLTVHQKIHTREKSYTGLVKSSVKSQHVFSLNHCQVSKQ; encoded by the exons ATGAATGAAGTCAGagtaatgagaaaacaaaaaggatggGCAAGCATGGGAGATGTGGTCCTGACACGTCAGGAGAAGG ATATAGCTCTTCCCCAAGTCAGCAAcatagaggagaaagaaggagggactTCTGGAGTCCTGGATGCCAGGTTTCAG GAATCTTTGACATTCAAGGATGTAGCTGTGGAGTTCACCTGGGAAGAGTGGAGACACCTGGATCCTGCACAGAGGGCCCTGCACACGAATGTGATGTTGGAGAACTATGAGAACCTGGTCTCCATAG GGATTCCAGTTTCCAAACTAGATTTGTTCTTCCTGTTGAAGAGAGAAGATGTACAGAATGAAGAGGGAGAAGCTGGGACAGGAGCTTGTATAG aAGGAAAGATCAGACTTGAAATGAAAGAGATGACTGCAGAGTTAAGCCTTTCTGGGGAAGAAACTCAGAAGCAAAGATGCATTGGTGATGGTGCCTGTGATTCCACTTGGAGAGAAAACTTGGAtgtacatcagaaaatccacactggaggGAAACCTTACGAATGTAATctgtgtggaaaggcttttatactgagagccaggcttactgtacatcagagaatccacactggagagaaaccttttgaatgtaatcaatgtggaaagactttttcACAGAAGTCTcatcttactgtacatcagagaatccacactggagagaaaccttttgaatgtaatcaatgtggaaaggctttcagaggtAGGAATGGTCTCATactacatcagagaatccatactggacagaaaccttttgattgtaatcaatgtggaaaggctttttcacagaagtcttctcttactgtacatcagagaatccacactggagagaaaccttatgaatgtaatcagtgtggaaaggcttttacacagAAGTCTactcttactgtacatcagagaatccatactggagagaaatcttatgaatgtaatcagtgtggaaaggcattcagatTTAGAAATAATATGGTTAAACATCAGAGATTCTGCAATgtagagaaaccttttaaatgtaatcagtgtggaaaggctttttcaCAGAAGTCTcatcttactgtacatcagagaatccacactggagagaaacctcatgaatgtaatcagtgtagAAAAGCATTCAGATGTAGAAAGAGGCTggttgcacatcagagaatccacactggagagaaagcTTATGagtgtaatcagtgtggaaaagcttttatATGGAGGAACAGGCTTattgtacatcagagaatgcacactggagagaaaccttttgaatgtaatcagtgtggaaaggcttttacacacAAATCTggtcttactgtacatcagagaatccacactggagagaaagcttttgaatgtaatcagtgtggaaaggctttttcaCAGAAGTCTcgtcttactgtacatcagagcatccacactggagagaaaccttatgaatgtaatcattgtggaaaggcttttacagaaAGGTCCATGCTTACTgcacatcaaagaatccacactggagagaaagcTTATGagtgtaatcagtgtggaaaagcttttatATGGAGGAACAGGCTTattgtacatcagagaatgcacactggagagaaaccttttgaatgtaatcactgtggaaaggcttttacacacAAATCTggtcttactgtacatcagagaatccacactggagagaaagcttttgaatgtaatcagtgtggaaaggctttttcaCAGAAGTCTcgtcttactgtacatcagagcatccacactggagagaaaccttatgaatgtaatcagtgtggaaaggcttttacagaaAGGTCCATGCttactgcacatcagagaatccacactggagagaaagcTTATGagtgtaatcagtgtggaaaagcttttatATGGAGGAACAGGCTTattgtacatcagagaatgcacactggagagaaaccttttgaatgtaatcagtgtggaaaggcttttacacacAAATCTggtcttactgtacatcagagaatccacactggagagaaaccttttgaatgtaatcagtgtggaaaggctttttcaCAGAAGTCTcgtcttactgtacatcagagcatccacactggagagaaaccttttgaatgtaatcagtgtggaatgGCTTTTTCACAGAAGTCTcgtcttactgtacatcagagtatccacacaggagagaaaccttatgaatgtaatcagtgtggaaaggcttttacagaaAGGTCCATGCttactgcacatcagagaatccacactggagagaaagcTTATGagtgtaatcagtgtggaaaagcttttatATGGAGGAACAAGCTtactatacatcagagaatccacactggagagaaaccttttgaatgtaatcagtgtggaaaggcttttacacacAAATCTggtcttactgtacatcagagaatccacactggagagaaaccttatgaatgtaatcaatgtggaaaggctttttcaCAGAAGTCTagtcttactgtacatcagagcattcacactggagagaagccttttgaatgtaatcagtgtggaaaagcttttatCCAGAAGGCTcatcttactgtacatcagaaaatccacactagAGAGAAATCTTATACTGGCTTAGTAAAGTCCTCAGTCAAAAGTCAACACGTATTTTCTCTCAACCACTGCCAAGTCAGTAAACAATAG